In the Hemitrygon akajei chromosome 7, sHemAka1.3, whole genome shotgun sequence genome, one interval contains:
- the LOC140731067 gene encoding surfeit locus protein 4, with the protein MGHTDIMGAAEDIADQFLRMTKQYLPHLARLCLISTFLEDGIRMWFQWNEQRDYIEVTWGCGYFLATCFVLINLFGQLGGCILILSRNFVQYACFGLFGIIALQTIAYSILWDLKFLMRNLALGGGLLLLLAESRSEGKSMFAGVPTIKESSPKQYMQLGGRVLLVLMFMTLLHFNSSFFSIIQNVVGTGLIVLVAIGFKTKLAALTLVIWLFSLNLYFNAFWTVPTYKPMHDFLKYDFFQSMSVIGGLLLVVALGPGGVSMDEKKKEW; encoded by the exons ATGGGTCACACCGATATCATGGGAGCGGCGGAGGACATCGCCGACCAG TTTCTGCGAATGACCAAGCAGTATCTGCCGCATCTTGCCAGACTGTGTCTAATAAGTACCTTCCTGGAGGATGGAATTCGGATGTGGTTTCAGTGGAACGAGCAGCGGGATTACATTGAGGTCACCTGGGGCTGTGGCTACTTCCTGGCTACCTGCTTTGTGCTGATTAATCTATTTGGGCAATTAG GGGGATGCATCCTGATATTAAGTAGAAATTTTGTACAATATGCCTGCTTTGGACTATTTGGGATTATAGCATTACAG ACTATCGCCTACAGCATTTTATGGGATCTGAAGTTCCTGATGAG GAACCTCGCACTTGGGGGTGGCTTGCTGCTGTTGCTTGCTGAGTCCCGGTCAGAAGGTAAAAGCATGTTCGCTGGAGTTCCAACAATCAAGGAGAGTTCGCCGAAACAGTACATGCAACTCGGAGGCCGGGTGCTGCTCGTCCTGATGTTCATGACCTTGCTGCACTTCAACTCCAGTTTCTTCTCG ATTATCCAGAATGTCGTGGGAACAGGATTGATTGTCTTGGTGGCGATTGGATTCAAAACCAAGCTGGCAGCTCTAACCCTGGTCATCTGGCTTTTCAGCCTCAATCTCTACTTCAATGCATTCTGGACTGTCCCCACCTACAAGCCCATGCATGACTTCCTCAAGTATGACTTCTTCCAGAGCATGTCTGTGATCGGAGGGCTCCTCCTTGTGGTGGCCCTGGGCCCCGGTGGTGTATCCATGGATGAAAAGAAGAAAGAGTGGTGA